From Etheostoma cragini isolate CJK2018 chromosome 14, CSU_Ecrag_1.0, whole genome shotgun sequence, the proteins below share one genomic window:
- the LOC117956431 gene encoding chloride channel protein 1-like isoform X1, with translation MAADASERKALRYKQTLLYGEYQENQGGSGRREATRLLTERQIKKHGNHPRSHVRTRHGRRGHGQNGCHSRHQHGYHSRQRNRHQPNMEAEADELDEQTADLTSSMKKKRSYSKCRDCIARVQRFLVTRLGEDWIFLVLLGITMALVSWTMDYASAKSLQAYKWIYGELRGNIPLQYLAWVSYPLIFILFSSLFCHLVAPQAIGSGIPELKTILRGVVLKEYLTLKAFVAKVIGLTAALGSGMPVGKEGPFVHIASICAAVLSRFMSCFSGAYQNPYCYTDILTVGCAVGVGCCFGTPLGGVLFSIEVTSTYFAVRNYWRGYFAATFSAFIFRVLSVFNKDAVTITALFRTNFRMDFPFDLQELPAFAIIGISCGFLGAFFVYLNRQVVLFMRRPNAMTRFLTKHRLIFPAVVTLVIATLTFPPGFGQFMAGELMPRECINSLFDNFTWTKISESPPPAGLGLSAAWLHPDVSVFLVLLLFLIMKFWMSAVATTMPIPSGAFMPVFILGAAFGRLVGEIMATLFPHGIVFDGILYRIIPGGYAVIGAAALTGAVTHTVSTAVICFELTGQISHILPMMVAVILANMVAQGLQPSLYDSIIQVKKLPYLPELGFGHMSQYNIFVEDIMVRKVKFISSQSTYREVQLLLDSSSLSSIPLVDSKDSMILLGSIDRLELLALCDWWLSPERRLLMQDKGQGLQEQNQSQKHSWESFAFVDEDEEEDGEKGSSVLEERNGPLPPSKPQEPSSNHTAPVPEKGPLQSVRKTLRNLFTSKNTQPEGPLQEPCPPPLSDTMTTEEIKAWEEAEMDKPMEIDEIRVDPSPFQLVERTSLHKTHTLFSLLGLSHAYVTSIGKLVGVVALKELQKAIEGSTRSGVRLRPPLASFRDIKNHNSVPKPPPSSPTAVSSPTSSPSAPTASQPPSPSPSQPHHHHHKNETEVWIERVATEVEESGSCGAGRGRVSSSDGACSSASRSCSSNSNLPLPRPATPPQVPSSFPPSSSNLRPLQRLPEGEEDSDDEPMV, from the exons CTCTATGGGGAGTACCAAGAAAACCAAGGAGGCTCGGGCAGGCGGGAGGCCACACGCctgctgacagagagacagatcaAGAAACATGGCAACCATCCCCGCAGCCATGTCAGGACACGACATGGCCGGCGTGGCCATGGTCAAAATGGATGCCACAGTCGACATCAGCACGGCTATCACAGCAGACAAAGGAACAGGCATCAGCCTAACATGGAGGCAGAGGCGGATGAGCTAGATGAGCAAACAGCTGACCTCACATCCTCTATGAAGAAGAAACGCTCCTACTCCAAATGTAGAG ACTGTATAGCACGAGTGCAGCGATTCCTTGTGACCAGGTTGGGAGAAGACTGGATCTTCCTTGTTCTGCTGGGTATCACGATGGCGCTGGTCAGCTGGACAATGGACTACGCCAGCGCAAAGAGTCTACAAG CCTATAAATGGATTTATGGGGAGCTGAGGGGGAACATCCCCCTGCAGTACCTGGCCTGGGTTTCATATCCCCTGatcttcatcctcttctcctccctcttctgTCACCTGGTCGCTCCTCAAGCTATCG GTTCTGGCATCCCAGAGCTGAAGACCATCCTGAGAGGTGTGGTGCTTAAGGAGTATTTAACTCTCAAGGCCTTTGTTGCCAAGGTCATTGGACTGACGGCTGCCCTCGGCAGCGGCATGCCTGTAGGCAAAGAG GGCCCGTTTGTTCACATCGCCAGCATCTGTGCTGCAGTTCTCAGCAGGTTCATGTCCTGCTTTTCTGGAGCTTATCAG AATCCATACTGTTATACTGACATCCTGACAGTAGGCTGTGCTGTCGGGGTGGGCTGCTGCTTTGGTACTCCACTTGGAG GTGTGCTCTTCAGTATAGAGGTAACATCCACATACTTTGCTGTGAGGAACTACTGGAGAGGATACTTTGCCGCTACATTTAGTGCGTTCATATTCAGAGTGTTATCAGTGTTCAACAAAGATGCAG tAACCATCACTGCTCTGTTCAGGACAAACTTCCGCATGGATTTCCCTTTTGACCTTCAGGAGCTGCCGGCATTCGCCATCATTGG GATCTCCTGTGGGTTCCTTGGGGCGTTCTTCGTCTATCTCAACAGACAGGTGGTGCTGTTCATGAGGCGACCCAACGCCATGACCCGCTTCCTGACCAAACA CCGGCTGATCTTTCCAGCTGTGGTAACGCTGGTCATCGCCACCTTGACCTTCCCTCCCGGGTTTGGACAGTTCATGGCAGGAGAG CTGATGCCAAGGGAGTGTATCAACTCCTTGTTTGACAACTTTACGTGGACAAAGATTTCGGAATCACCTCCTCCGGCTGGTCTGGGCCTCTCCGCCGCCTGGCTGCACCCTGATGTCAGTGTCTTCCTCGTCCTGCTGCTCTTCTTAATTATGAAG TTCTGGATGTCTGCTGTGGCCACCACCATGCCCATTCCATCTGGGGCTTTCATGCCTGTCTTCATACTAG GAGCTGCATTCGGCAGGCTGGTGGGGGAGATCATGGCCACCCTGTTTCCTCACGGGATCGTGTTTGATGGCATCCTTTACCGCATTATCCCTGGAGGGTACGCAGTCATTG GAGCGGCAGCTTTGACTGGGGCTGTGACTCACACGGTGTCCACGGCGGTTATCTGCTTTGAGCTGACAGGCCAGATCTCCCACATCCTGCCTATGATGGTGGCAGTAATCCTGGCCAACATGGTGGCCCAGGGCCTGCAGCCGTCCCTGTACGACTCCATCATCCAGGTCAAGAAGCTGCCGTACCTGCCGGAGCTCGGCTTTGGACACATGAG TCAGTACAACATCTTTGTGGAAGACATCATGGTGAGAAAGGTGAAGTTTATATCGTCTCAGTCCACATACAGAGAAGTTCAACTCCTGCTGGACTCCTCCTCGCTCAGTTCAATCCCACTGGTCGACTCAAAAG ATTCCATGATCCTTTTGGGCAGCATTGACAGGTTGGAGCTCCTGGCTCTCTGTGATTGGTGGTTGTCACCAGAGAGAAGGCTCCTGATGCAG GACAAGGGTCAGGGCCTACAGGAGCAGAACCAGTCTCAGAAACACAGCTGGGAGTCCTTTGCCTTCGTGGATGAGGACGAAGAGGAGGACGGAGAGAAG GGCAGCTCGGTGCTGGAGGAGAGAAACGGCCCGCTGCCTCCTTCAAAGCCTCAGGAGCCCTCCTCCAACCACACTGCTCCTGTTCCTG aAAAAGGTCCTCTGCAGTCTGTGAGGAAAACCCTCAGGAATCTCTTCACCTCAAAAAACACGCAGCCAGAGGGACCGTTGCAG GAGCCCTGTCCGCCTCCCCTGTCGGACACAATGACAACAGAGGAG ATCAAAGCGTGGGAGGAGGCGGAGATGGACAAGCCGATGGAAATCGATGAAATACGAGTAGACCCTTCCCCTTTCCAGCTGGTTGAGAGAACATCATTACACAAG ACCCACACCTTATTCTCACTGCTGGGGCTAAGTCACGCTTATGTGACCAGCATTGGCAAACTGGTGGGAGTGGTGGCCCTGAAAGAG CTCCAGAAAGCCATTGAGGGCTCCACACGCTCTGGTGTCCGGCTCCGTCCTCCACTCGCCAGCTTTCGGGACATCAAAAACCACAACTCTGTCCCTAAACCTCCACCTTCTTCTCCCACTGCTGTTTCCTCTCCGACCTCCTCTCCCTCAGCACCAACTGCTTCCCAGCCTCcgtccccctctccctctcaacCCCACCATCATCACCACAAGAATGAAACGGAGGTATGGATTGAGCGCGTCGCGACAGAGGTGGAGGAGAGCGGCAGCTGTGGTGCAGGAAGGGGTCGTGTTAGCAGCAGCGATGGGGCCTGCAGCTCAGCCAGCAGGAGTTGCAGCTCCAACAGCAACCTCCCCCTCCCTCGGCCCGCCACTCCTCCCCAAGTCCcttcttccttccctccttcctcctccaacCTGAGACCCTTACAGAGACTCCCTGAGGGGGAGGAAGACAGTGATGATGAGCCAATGGTTTAG
- the LOC117956431 gene encoding chloride channel protein 1-like isoform X2: MAADASERKALRYKQTLLYGEYQENQGGSGRREATRLLTERQIKKHGNHPRSHVRTRHGRRGHGQNGCHSRHQHGYHSRQRNRHQPNMEAEADELDEQTADLTSSMKKKRSYSKCRDCIARVQRFLVTRLGEDWIFLVLLGITMALVSWTMDYASAKSLQAYKWIYGELRGNIPLQYLAWVSYPLIFILFSSLFCHLVAPQAIGSGIPELKTILRGVVLKEYLTLKAFVAKVIGLTAALGSGMPVGKEGPFVHIASICAAVLSRFMSCFSGAYQNPYCYTDILTVGCAVGVGCCFGTPLGGVLFSIEVTSTYFAVRNYWRGYFAATFSAFIFRVLSVFNKDAVTITALFRTNFRMDFPFDLQELPAFAIIGISCGFLGAFFVYLNRQVVLFMRRPNAMTRFLTKHRLIFPAVVTLVIATLTFPPGFGQFMAGELMPRECINSLFDNFTWTKISESPPPAGLGLSAAWLHPDVSVFLVLLLFLIMKFWMSAVATTMPIPSGAFMPVFILGAAFGRLVGEIMATLFPHGIVFDGILYRIIPGGYAVIGAAALTGAVTHTVSTAVICFELTGQISHILPMMVAVILANMVAQGLQPSLYDSIIQVKKLPYLPELGFGHMSQYNIFVEDIMVRKVKFISSQSTYREVQLLLDSSSLSSIPLVDSKDSMILLGSIDRLELLALCDWWLSPERRLLMQNQSQKHSWESFAFVDEDEEEDGEKGSSVLEERNGPLPPSKPQEPSSNHTAPVPEKGPLQSVRKTLRNLFTSKNTQPEGPLQEPCPPPLSDTMTTEEIKAWEEAEMDKPMEIDEIRVDPSPFQLVERTSLHKTHTLFSLLGLSHAYVTSIGKLVGVVALKELQKAIEGSTRSGVRLRPPLASFRDIKNHNSVPKPPPSSPTAVSSPTSSPSAPTASQPPSPSPSQPHHHHHKNETEVWIERVATEVEESGSCGAGRGRVSSSDGACSSASRSCSSNSNLPLPRPATPPQVPSSFPPSSSNLRPLQRLPEGEEDSDDEPMV; the protein is encoded by the exons CTCTATGGGGAGTACCAAGAAAACCAAGGAGGCTCGGGCAGGCGGGAGGCCACACGCctgctgacagagagacagatcaAGAAACATGGCAACCATCCCCGCAGCCATGTCAGGACACGACATGGCCGGCGTGGCCATGGTCAAAATGGATGCCACAGTCGACATCAGCACGGCTATCACAGCAGACAAAGGAACAGGCATCAGCCTAACATGGAGGCAGAGGCGGATGAGCTAGATGAGCAAACAGCTGACCTCACATCCTCTATGAAGAAGAAACGCTCCTACTCCAAATGTAGAG ACTGTATAGCACGAGTGCAGCGATTCCTTGTGACCAGGTTGGGAGAAGACTGGATCTTCCTTGTTCTGCTGGGTATCACGATGGCGCTGGTCAGCTGGACAATGGACTACGCCAGCGCAAAGAGTCTACAAG CCTATAAATGGATTTATGGGGAGCTGAGGGGGAACATCCCCCTGCAGTACCTGGCCTGGGTTTCATATCCCCTGatcttcatcctcttctcctccctcttctgTCACCTGGTCGCTCCTCAAGCTATCG GTTCTGGCATCCCAGAGCTGAAGACCATCCTGAGAGGTGTGGTGCTTAAGGAGTATTTAACTCTCAAGGCCTTTGTTGCCAAGGTCATTGGACTGACGGCTGCCCTCGGCAGCGGCATGCCTGTAGGCAAAGAG GGCCCGTTTGTTCACATCGCCAGCATCTGTGCTGCAGTTCTCAGCAGGTTCATGTCCTGCTTTTCTGGAGCTTATCAG AATCCATACTGTTATACTGACATCCTGACAGTAGGCTGTGCTGTCGGGGTGGGCTGCTGCTTTGGTACTCCACTTGGAG GTGTGCTCTTCAGTATAGAGGTAACATCCACATACTTTGCTGTGAGGAACTACTGGAGAGGATACTTTGCCGCTACATTTAGTGCGTTCATATTCAGAGTGTTATCAGTGTTCAACAAAGATGCAG tAACCATCACTGCTCTGTTCAGGACAAACTTCCGCATGGATTTCCCTTTTGACCTTCAGGAGCTGCCGGCATTCGCCATCATTGG GATCTCCTGTGGGTTCCTTGGGGCGTTCTTCGTCTATCTCAACAGACAGGTGGTGCTGTTCATGAGGCGACCCAACGCCATGACCCGCTTCCTGACCAAACA CCGGCTGATCTTTCCAGCTGTGGTAACGCTGGTCATCGCCACCTTGACCTTCCCTCCCGGGTTTGGACAGTTCATGGCAGGAGAG CTGATGCCAAGGGAGTGTATCAACTCCTTGTTTGACAACTTTACGTGGACAAAGATTTCGGAATCACCTCCTCCGGCTGGTCTGGGCCTCTCCGCCGCCTGGCTGCACCCTGATGTCAGTGTCTTCCTCGTCCTGCTGCTCTTCTTAATTATGAAG TTCTGGATGTCTGCTGTGGCCACCACCATGCCCATTCCATCTGGGGCTTTCATGCCTGTCTTCATACTAG GAGCTGCATTCGGCAGGCTGGTGGGGGAGATCATGGCCACCCTGTTTCCTCACGGGATCGTGTTTGATGGCATCCTTTACCGCATTATCCCTGGAGGGTACGCAGTCATTG GAGCGGCAGCTTTGACTGGGGCTGTGACTCACACGGTGTCCACGGCGGTTATCTGCTTTGAGCTGACAGGCCAGATCTCCCACATCCTGCCTATGATGGTGGCAGTAATCCTGGCCAACATGGTGGCCCAGGGCCTGCAGCCGTCCCTGTACGACTCCATCATCCAGGTCAAGAAGCTGCCGTACCTGCCGGAGCTCGGCTTTGGACACATGAG TCAGTACAACATCTTTGTGGAAGACATCATGGTGAGAAAGGTGAAGTTTATATCGTCTCAGTCCACATACAGAGAAGTTCAACTCCTGCTGGACTCCTCCTCGCTCAGTTCAATCCCACTGGTCGACTCAAAAG ATTCCATGATCCTTTTGGGCAGCATTGACAGGTTGGAGCTCCTGGCTCTCTGTGATTGGTGGTTGTCACCAGAGAGAAGGCTCCTGATGCAG AACCAGTCTCAGAAACACAGCTGGGAGTCCTTTGCCTTCGTGGATGAGGACGAAGAGGAGGACGGAGAGAAG GGCAGCTCGGTGCTGGAGGAGAGAAACGGCCCGCTGCCTCCTTCAAAGCCTCAGGAGCCCTCCTCCAACCACACTGCTCCTGTTCCTG aAAAAGGTCCTCTGCAGTCTGTGAGGAAAACCCTCAGGAATCTCTTCACCTCAAAAAACACGCAGCCAGAGGGACCGTTGCAG GAGCCCTGTCCGCCTCCCCTGTCGGACACAATGACAACAGAGGAG ATCAAAGCGTGGGAGGAGGCGGAGATGGACAAGCCGATGGAAATCGATGAAATACGAGTAGACCCTTCCCCTTTCCAGCTGGTTGAGAGAACATCATTACACAAG ACCCACACCTTATTCTCACTGCTGGGGCTAAGTCACGCTTATGTGACCAGCATTGGCAAACTGGTGGGAGTGGTGGCCCTGAAAGAG CTCCAGAAAGCCATTGAGGGCTCCACACGCTCTGGTGTCCGGCTCCGTCCTCCACTCGCCAGCTTTCGGGACATCAAAAACCACAACTCTGTCCCTAAACCTCCACCTTCTTCTCCCACTGCTGTTTCCTCTCCGACCTCCTCTCCCTCAGCACCAACTGCTTCCCAGCCTCcgtccccctctccctctcaacCCCACCATCATCACCACAAGAATGAAACGGAGGTATGGATTGAGCGCGTCGCGACAGAGGTGGAGGAGAGCGGCAGCTGTGGTGCAGGAAGGGGTCGTGTTAGCAGCAGCGATGGGGCCTGCAGCTCAGCCAGCAGGAGTTGCAGCTCCAACAGCAACCTCCCCCTCCCTCGGCCCGCCACTCCTCCCCAAGTCCcttcttccttccctccttcctcctccaacCTGAGACCCTTACAGAGACTCCCTGAGGGGGAGGAAGACAGTGATGATGAGCCAATGGTTTAG